One Faecalispora anaeroviscerum genomic window carries:
- a CDS encoding class I SAM-dependent DNA methyltransferase, whose amino-acid sequence MSSYSIFAQYYDELTQNVNYAERADYFCGLLRSLRHPAGLVLDLACGTGSLTVQLKKQGLDVYGADASYEMLSIAQQKAAEAEQDILFLCQPMQKLDLYGTVDTVICALDSINHLTSERDVLAAFRRISLFLNPGGYFLFDMNTLYKHREVLANHIFLYDTDHVYCIWQNHYEEKTDRVGIHLDFFGKEGAVYHRSSEHFYERAYSLEKIDELLHTAGLTLAACYDDCSMEPPKPDSERIVVVARKEPISESEKEL is encoded by the coding sequence ATGAGCTCTTATTCCATCTTCGCACAGTATTATGATGAGCTGACGCAAAATGTTAATTATGCAGAGCGGGCAGATTATTTCTGCGGGCTTTTAAGAAGTCTGCGGCATCCGGCCGGGCTGGTGCTGGATTTGGCTTGCGGCACCGGCAGCCTGACCGTGCAGCTGAAAAAGCAAGGACTGGACGTATACGGAGCAGACGCTTCTTACGAGATGCTTTCCATTGCCCAGCAGAAGGCCGCCGAAGCAGAGCAAGATATTTTGTTTCTCTGCCAGCCCATGCAGAAGCTGGATTTGTACGGCACGGTGGATACCGTGATCTGTGCGCTGGACAGCATCAATCATTTAACCTCGGAACGGGATGTTCTGGCGGCGTTTCGGCGGATCTCACTTTTTCTGAATCCGGGCGGGTATTTTTTGTTTGATATGAACACATTATATAAGCACCGAGAGGTGCTTGCCAATCATATTTTTCTTTATGATACGGATCACGTATACTGCATATGGCAGAATCATTACGAAGAAAAAACGGACAGAGTCGGGATTCATCTAGATTTTTTTGGAAAAGAAGGCGCTGTATACCACAGAAGCTCGGAGCATTTTTATGAAAGAGCTTATTCCCTAGAAAAAATTGACGAGCTGTTACATACTGCGGGCTTAACGCTCGCAGCCTGCTATGATGACTGCAGTATGGAGCCGCCCAAGCCGGACAGTGAACGCATTGTTGTAGTCGCAAGAAAAGAACCTATATCAGAATCAGAAAAGGAACTTTAG
- a CDS encoding N-acetylmuramoyl-L-alanine amidase encodes MTLKKLRLPLLLLIFCCMMFIRLTYLSFEKIDQMVSALAGDYMPTIVLDAGHGGEDGGAVSKSGIIEKDINLAIAMDLKPMLEMSGFRVVMIRDSDVSVGDNTLDTVKARKTSDMHNRLKIVEENGDCVFLSIHQNHFTNGKYSGAQIFYGPKNPKSQVLADTTQKTISALLQPENSRETKPATDSIYLLRNAAVPAVIVECGFLSNAGESKKLSQPEYQRQMAFAIYQGFLSYWNSVSQTMA; translated from the coding sequence ATGACATTGAAGAAGCTTCGACTTCCCCTGCTGTTGTTAATCTTTTGCTGCATGATGTTTATACGCCTGACATATCTCTCGTTTGAAAAAATCGATCAGATGGTGTCGGCTCTGGCTGGGGACTATATGCCAACTATTGTACTGGATGCCGGCCACGGAGGGGAAGACGGCGGCGCTGTCAGTAAATCCGGAATCATTGAAAAGGACATTAACCTTGCCATTGCGATGGATCTGAAACCGATGCTCGAAATGTCCGGATTTCGGGTCGTTATGATCCGAGATTCTGATGTCTCTGTTGGGGATAATACACTTGATACGGTGAAGGCAAGAAAAACTTCCGATATGCATAATCGCCTGAAAATAGTGGAAGAGAACGGCGATTGCGTTTTTCTCAGCATCCATCAGAACCATTTTACGAATGGAAAATACAGTGGCGCTCAGATCTTTTACGGGCCTAAAAACCCCAAAAGTCAGGTTCTGGCGGATACGACTCAAAAGACGATCTCGGCTCTTCTGCAGCCTGAAAACAGCAGAGAAACAAAGCCTGCCACAGATTCAATTTATCTGCTGCGAAACGCGGCGGTACCAGCTGTTATTGTGGAATGCGGTTTTCTGTCTAACGCGGGGGAATCCAAAAAGCTGAGTCAGCCGGAGTATCAAAGACAGATGGCGTTTGCAATTTATCAGGGGTTTTTAAGTTATTGGAATTCCGTTTCGCAAACAATGGCATAA
- the lysA gene encoding diaminopimelate decarboxylase produces MYVSDHLQINEQGHLSIGGCDTVQLTEQFGTPLYVMDENQIRSNCRRYQSSFEKHYKGRGMTVYASKAFNCKAICRIIEEEGLGLDVASGGELYTAIQAGFPAERIHFHGNNKTEQEIRLALDYEIGHFIADNLTELQTIDRLAKEAGKVAHVSLRVKPGIDAHTHSFIQTGQIDSKFGFALETGEAMKAVKEALKYANIDLKGVHCHIGSQIFDSSPFVLAAEVMLQLIADIKKETGVEIQELNLGGGFGIHYAEDDAPLPYDQYMELVSTAVFRKCEELGVKVPFIFIEPGRSMVGETGITLYHIGGIKHIPNIRTYVSVDGGMTDNPRYILYQAKYTALIANKANQPAETKVTIAGKCCESGDLIQENTMIQEPQVGDILAVLSTGAYNYSMASNYNRNPRPAVVMVKDGNPRVVIRRESYEDLIRNDL; encoded by the coding sequence ATGTATGTTTCCGATCACTTACAAATCAACGAGCAAGGGCATCTGAGCATCGGCGGCTGCGATACCGTACAGCTGACAGAGCAGTTTGGCACACCGCTGTATGTAATGGATGAAAACCAGATTCGCAGCAACTGCCGCAGGTATCAGAGCTCCTTTGAAAAGCATTACAAGGGCAGAGGGATGACTGTGTATGCCAGCAAGGCCTTTAACTGCAAGGCAATCTGCCGTATTATCGAAGAAGAGGGCCTCGGCTTGGATGTGGCCTCCGGCGGTGAGCTTTACACTGCGATTCAGGCGGGTTTCCCTGCGGAGCGTATTCATTTTCATGGCAACAATAAGACAGAGCAGGAAATCCGCCTTGCTTTGGATTATGAAATCGGCCACTTCATTGCAGATAACCTTACCGAGCTGCAGACCATAGACCGTCTGGCAAAAGAAGCAGGGAAGGTTGCGCATGTTTCTCTGCGCGTGAAGCCGGGCATCGATGCCCATACGCACAGCTTTATCCAAACCGGACAGATCGATTCCAAATTTGGTTTTGCGCTGGAAACCGGTGAAGCGATGAAAGCAGTCAAGGAGGCTTTGAAATATGCCAATATTGACTTAAAAGGGGTACATTGCCACATCGGCTCTCAGATTTTCGACAGTTCTCCCTTTGTACTGGCGGCGGAAGTGATGCTGCAATTGATCGCAGACATCAAAAAAGAAACCGGTGTTGAAATTCAGGAGCTGAACCTCGGCGGCGGCTTCGGGATTCATTACGCAGAGGACGATGCTCCGCTGCCGTATGATCAATACATGGAGCTGGTGTCCACGGCGGTGTTCCGTAAGTGCGAGGAGCTGGGCGTGAAGGTGCCCTTCATCTTTATCGAGCCGGGCAGATCTATGGTGGGTGAAACCGGAATCACTTTGTATCATATCGGCGGGATCAAGCATATTCCGAATATTCGTACTTATGTATCAGTAGACGGCGGAATGACGGACAACCCCCGCTATATTCTGTACCAGGCAAAATACACCGCGCTGATTGCGAACAAGGCGAATCAGCCTGCCGAAACCAAGGTAACCATCGCGGGTAAATGCTGCGAAAGCGGTGATTTGATTCAGGAAAACACCATGATTCAGGAGCCGCAGGTAGGCGATATACTGGCGGTGCTTTCTACCGGGGCCTACAACTATTCCATGGCATCTAATTATAACCGTAATCCCCGTCCGGCTGTTGTTATGGTAAAAGACGGCAACCCGCGTGTTGTGATTCGGCGCGAGTCTTATGAGGATTTGATTCGTAACGATCTGTAA
- a CDS encoding ABC transporter permease, with amino-acid sequence MADIFRSAFQNLGRKRLRTALTMMGVAIGVASVILIGNISQCGTDALTHEFDSLGLSGLSISTLENDSQVVLTDTDLKVVRESENVEMAMPVMMQATSVQTTRITGKALAWGIDADANQIISLNILYGRSISVSDVKSGARVCMVDENFSQASYKRNNIIGKKLSITCSSGTEEFEVVGIVKTGSGLLQNFIGNYIPNFVYIPYSTMQQLLGKNSFDQIAVKLKSGTDVDKTGDLLVQSLNRTNGSSNAFVSNNLMKQRDSLSNILGVITLILSSVGAISLLVASLSIMTVMLVSVNERTREIGIKKSIGARRKDILLEFMFEAILITLIGSIFGILAGYGISYLGASYFGFTLGIRLDIMALAVGFSILTGMVFGVYPAMKAARMNPVDALRME; translated from the coding sequence ATGGCTGATATTTTTCGTTCTGCCTTTCAAAATCTGGGAAGAAAAAGGCTTCGCACCGCTTTGACTATGATGGGGGTGGCTATTGGCGTAGCGTCGGTCATTTTGATCGGCAATATCAGCCAGTGCGGCACCGATGCGCTTACCCATGAATTTGACAGCCTGGGCCTCAGCGGGCTGTCGATCAGCACTCTGGAAAATGACAGCCAGGTCGTGCTGACTGATACCGACCTGAAGGTGGTTCGGGAATCGGAGAATGTAGAGATGGCTATGCCTGTGATGATGCAGGCGACCAGTGTCCAGACCACACGGATTACCGGGAAGGCTCTGGCATGGGGGATCGATGCCGACGCGAACCAGATTATCTCCCTGAATATTCTGTATGGCCGGTCCATCAGCGTCAGCGATGTCAAGTCCGGTGCGAGAGTCTGTATGGTAGATGAGAACTTTTCACAGGCATCCTATAAGAGAAATAATATTATTGGAAAAAAGTTGTCGATTACCTGCAGCAGCGGCACGGAAGAATTTGAAGTGGTAGGGATCGTAAAAACAGGCAGTGGGTTACTCCAGAACTTTATCGGCAACTATATTCCGAATTTTGTATATATTCCATATTCTACGATGCAGCAGTTGCTGGGAAAGAATTCGTTTGACCAGATCGCGGTAAAGCTGAAATCTGGAACGGATGTGGACAAAACAGGGGATCTGCTGGTGCAATCTCTGAATCGCACCAACGGGAGCAGTAATGCTTTTGTTTCGAACAACCTGATGAAGCAGCGCGATAGCCTTTCGAATATTCTGGGGGTAATTACCCTGATTCTCTCCTCTGTGGGAGCGATTTCTCTGCTGGTGGCCAGCCTGAGCATTATGACTGTCATGCTGGTCTCAGTCAATGAAAGAACACGAGAAATCGGAATCAAAAAATCAATTGGGGCCAGAAGAAAAGATATTCTTTTGGAATTTATGTTTGAAGCGATTTTGATTACATTGATCGGTTCTATTTTTGGAATTCTGGCCGGGTATGGTATTTCCTATTTAGGTGCTTCATATTTTGGGTTTACGTTGGGCATCCGGCTTGATATTATGGCGCTCGCGGTCGGCTTCTCCATTTTGACCGGTATGGTATTCGGGGTGTACCCCGCTATGAAAGCGGCCAGAATGAATCCCGTAGATGCTTTGAGAATGGAATAG
- the radA gene encoding DNA repair protein RadA: MASKSKSVFVCSGCGFESPKWYGKCPGCGEWNTMSEEIREPVRSTPKAAGHHSMSRPVSINEIDTADEQRYQTGLSELDRVLGGGIVRGSLILISGDPGIGKSTILLQICEYLGQQLRILYVSGEESNRQIKLRACRLGVSSENLLVLTETDIQLVVEQIQELKPDLVMIDSIQTMNHPELSSSPGSITQVRECTNYVMRTAKSLDIPIIVVGHVNKDGAIAGPKVLEHIVDAVLYFEGERQMSYRILRAVKNRYGSTNEIGVFDMGERGLSQVDNPSMALLSGRPKNVSGTCVTCVMEGTRPILAEVQGLATTTGFGNPRRTATGFDYNRMSLLLAVLEKKAGYYFSNLDAYVNIVGGLRLDEPAADLAVAMALISSLKDAQIGDSVLVFGEIGLTGELRSVSHVNARIAEAARLGFEACILPHACLKQVNTEHRGIRLIGVRNIREAFEAAVL, from the coding sequence ATGGCATCGAAAAGCAAATCGGTATTCGTATGCTCCGGCTGCGGATTTGAATCCCCCAAATGGTACGGAAAATGCCCCGGGTGCGGGGAATGGAACACGATGAGCGAGGAAATACGGGAGCCTGTTCGTTCTACTCCCAAAGCCGCCGGGCATCATTCCATGTCACGCCCGGTATCCATCAATGAAATTGATACGGCGGATGAACAGCGCTACCAGACGGGGCTTTCCGAGCTGGACAGAGTGCTGGGCGGCGGAATCGTTCGTGGTTCTTTGATTCTGATTAGCGGCGATCCCGGAATCGGAAAATCGACGATTCTGCTTCAGATCTGTGAGTATCTGGGGCAGCAGCTGCGAATTTTATATGTATCCGGTGAGGAATCCAACCGGCAAATTAAGCTGAGGGCTTGCCGCCTGGGGGTTAGCAGCGAAAATCTGCTAGTCCTGACGGAAACCGACATTCAGCTTGTCGTTGAGCAGATTCAGGAGCTCAAACCGGATCTCGTCATGATTGATTCTATTCAAACGATGAATCATCCCGAGCTCAGCTCGTCGCCCGGCAGCATTACGCAGGTAAGGGAATGCACGAATTACGTGATGAGAACAGCTAAATCACTGGATATTCCGATCATTGTTGTAGGGCATGTCAACAAAGATGGCGCGATCGCCGGACCTAAGGTTTTAGAGCATATTGTGGACGCTGTGCTGTATTTTGAAGGGGAACGGCAGATGTCGTACCGTATTTTGCGCGCGGTGAAAAACCGATATGGCTCTACTAATGAAATTGGTGTGTTCGATATGGGAGAAAGGGGATTGTCCCAGGTGGACAACCCCTCGATGGCGTTATTATCCGGCCGGCCCAAGAATGTATCAGGTACGTGCGTAACGTGTGTTATGGAGGGAACCAGGCCGATTCTGGCAGAGGTTCAGGGTCTTGCAACCACCACCGGCTTTGGCAACCCCAGAAGAACTGCTACCGGTTTTGATTATAACCGTATGTCTTTGCTGCTGGCCGTTCTGGAAAAGAAAGCAGGCTACTACTTTTCGAATCTGGATGCCTATGTGAACATCGTCGGCGGCCTGCGTCTGGACGAGCCCGCGGCAGACCTTGCAGTGGCGATGGCGCTGATTTCCAGCCTGAAGGATGCACAGATTGGCGACAGCGTTCTGGTATTCGGCGAGATCGGCCTAACGGGAGAGCTTCGGTCTGTTTCCCATGTGAATGCTCGTATTGCAGAGGCGGCGCGCCTGGGGTTTGAAGCCTGCATTCTGCCGCACGCATGCCTCAAGCAGGTCAATACAGAGCATCGCGGAATCCGGTTGATCGGGGTGCGGAATATCAGAGAAGCGTTTGAGGCGGCTGTTCTTTAA
- the yihA gene encoding ribosome biogenesis GTP-binding protein YihA/YsxC codes for MRFDNAAFEFAAGRVDQLPPDDLPEIVFSGRSNVGKSSLINKLVNRKALARVSATPGKTGTINFYRLADCRLVDLPGYGYAKVSQSEKLRWAHLVEGYFSAGRRIGLVVQIVDMRHKPTADDLHMIDFLSAGGVPFAVVMTKCDKLNKGERAAQIQLYDDLFQDREQVRLLPFSSTNGEGLDTLKEWITAACAVQEQ; via the coding sequence TTGAGATTTGATAATGCTGCTTTTGAGTTTGCCGCCGGTCGGGTGGATCAGCTTCCTCCCGATGATCTGCCGGAAATCGTTTTTTCTGGCCGCTCTAACGTCGGTAAATCTTCTTTAATCAATAAGCTGGTGAACCGAAAGGCGCTGGCAAGAGTCAGTGCCACGCCCGGCAAGACCGGTACCATCAATTTTTACCGGCTGGCAGACTGCCGACTGGTGGATTTGCCGGGTTACGGCTACGCAAAGGTTTCGCAGTCCGAAAAGCTGCGGTGGGCGCATTTGGTGGAGGGCTATTTTTCCGCCGGTCGCCGCATTGGTCTGGTGGTGCAGATTGTGGATATGCGCCACAAGCCTACGGCGGATGATTTGCATATGATTGACTTTTTGAGTGCGGGCGGAGTTCCCTTTGCAGTTGTCATGACAAAGTGCGACAAGCTGAACAAAGGGGAGCGCGCCGCTCAAATTCAGCTGTATGACGACCTGTTTCAGGATCGGGAGCAGGTTCGGCTCCTGCCATTTTCTTCTACCAATGGAGAAGGGCTCGACACGCTGAAGGAATGGATTACGGCGGCCTGCGCCGTACAAGAGCAATAA
- a CDS encoding efflux RND transporter periplasmic adaptor subunit, with protein MKKYGMLFSFTLILALLIIHAGNVYKGTYVPVSVVKVSPITAESSIYSNNGTVERVDSRNIYAQAGAVVQKIYVKSGESVTAGQVLMTLTASNVQGIQNTDSIPDSLDGETYQNLLETYYSQITGEGSSSAVSGIPSSSAQSSSSASSSASSTEEQTETKEIQITAPVAGVVTSVAISEQETVERNKAVMTVSASSDLQVRLAVNESQISEIKTGQRAVISGAGFHTVYEGKVTSISSEAKQQYYTTGTETVVEVLVRIQNPKSDIKPGFSAKAKIITEESSNVLVAPYEAVRADDDGKEYVYLLHGRKALKMPVVTRKEFESGFEVLSGLQPQDTIIMNPDSVSDGAAVLPQAEGSSNG; from the coding sequence ATGAAAAAGTATGGAATGCTCTTTAGCTTTACACTAATCTTAGCTTTGCTGATTATTCACGCGGGAAATGTCTATAAAGGTACCTATGTGCCGGTTTCTGTTGTAAAGGTGAGTCCCATTACAGCAGAAAGCTCGATCTATTCGAACAACGGCACGGTTGAGCGAGTGGATTCCCGTAATATCTATGCGCAGGCAGGGGCAGTAGTTCAGAAAATTTATGTAAAAAGCGGGGAATCCGTCACAGCCGGCCAGGTTTTAATGACGCTGACGGCGTCAAATGTACAGGGAATACAAAATACCGACTCTATACCGGATTCTCTGGATGGGGAAACCTATCAAAATCTGCTTGAGACGTATTACAGTCAAATCACAGGGGAAGGCAGTTCATCGGCGGTTTCGGGAATACCTTCTTCTTCTGCACAGAGCAGTTCTTCTGCCAGCTCGTCCGCGTCATCTACGGAAGAACAGACCGAAACAAAGGAGATTCAGATTACAGCACCCGTGGCCGGTGTGGTGACATCTGTTGCAATTTCAGAGCAGGAAACCGTGGAACGCAACAAGGCGGTTATGACCGTTTCTGCGTCTTCGGATCTTCAGGTGCGTTTGGCCGTCAATGAGTCGCAGATTTCAGAAATCAAAACAGGGCAGAGGGCCGTTATTTCTGGGGCCGGTTTTCATACCGTTTATGAGGGAAAGGTAACCTCTATTTCTTCAGAAGCGAAGCAGCAATATTATACTACCGGCACTGAAACGGTAGTGGAAGTGCTGGTTCGTATTCAGAACCCGAAAAGTGATATTAAGCCTGGTTTCTCCGCAAAAGCGAAAATTATCACAGAAGAAAGTAGTAATGTTCTGGTAGCGCCCTATGAGGCCGTTCGCGCTGACGATGACGGCAAGGAATATGTGTACTTGCTGCACGGGCGAAAAGCGCTTAAAATGCCCGTCGTTACCCGCAAGGAGTTTGAGTCCGGCTTTGAAGTTTTATCAGGCCTGCAGCCTCAGGATACAATTATAATGAATCCCGATTCTGTTTCGGATGGAGCAGCGGTGCTTCCGCAGGCGGAGGGTTCCTCCAATGGCTGA
- the lon gene encoding endopeptidase La, with product MSKKIERQTELQTLPVLALRGLVLFPGMILQFDAGRKKSILALHEAMEQNQTIFLVAQRDLEDNDPDSEQVFQIGVIAKIKQILHHTEDGVRLLAEGICRAQIEEVVSESPFLTVKAVPLQTLPARVGNKTEALVRYTQSLFERYLQNYKRISPDIVIGVVKNKSCGPLADYIASNLMLDFEQKQVILEELHPVRRLEKLVDILEHEVQVLEIENEITEKAREQMNQNQRDYFLREQIKAINYELGEDDNPQEEAEELRERILKLDMPKKQQEKLLKECERFGKMPFGSHEASVIRNYLDVCMELPWSTSSKETIDLLKAQRVLDRDHYGLKKVKERILETLAVRKLAPDINGQIVCLVGPPGVGKTSIARSIAKAIGRKYVRVSLGGIHDESDIMGHRRTYIGSMPGRIMNAVKQSGVNNPLILLDEIDKLGNSFRGDPAAALLEVLDSEQNSAFYDHYIDMPFDLSKVLFLTTANDANTIPEPLLDRMDVIFLSSYTHEEKFQIATKHLIPKQLKKHGINAQILRITPAAVRDLIDSYTREAGVRNLERNIAAICRKCAKRIVAEEDLKITVKPADLEGLLGPRRFKPESRNKLDEVGLVNGLAWTSVGGQTMPIEVAVMEGNGKLQLTGSLGNVMKESAQTAISCIRSKATQLGIDGQFYNKTDIHIHVPEGAIPKDGPSAGIAMATAITSALAQIPIRHDVAMTGEITLRGRVLPIGGLKEKSMAAYRNGIRTVIIPEDNFSDVSEFDDVVKENVHFVPVKKIDEVLGLALTKRPHPLPQAKAVPQAAEPAKSADPVAQPQPPVMREQPQC from the coding sequence ATGAGCAAAAAAATCGAGCGACAAACAGAACTACAAACCTTGCCGGTTTTGGCATTGCGCGGGCTGGTTTTGTTTCCCGGTATGATTCTGCAATTTGATGCGGGAAGAAAAAAATCGATTTTGGCCCTGCATGAGGCAATGGAGCAAAATCAGACGATTTTTCTGGTGGCTCAAAGGGATCTGGAGGATAATGATCCGGATTCCGAGCAGGTATTCCAGATTGGTGTCATCGCGAAGATTAAGCAGATTCTGCACCATACGGAAGACGGGGTTCGTCTTTTGGCGGAGGGAATCTGCCGTGCGCAGATAGAAGAGGTTGTCAGCGAATCTCCGTTTTTAACAGTGAAGGCCGTGCCGCTGCAAACACTGCCGGCGCGAGTGGGCAATAAAACGGAGGCTTTGGTTCGCTATACGCAGAGTCTGTTTGAAAGATACCTGCAAAATTATAAGCGTATTTCGCCCGACATCGTAATTGGTGTTGTAAAAAACAAGAGCTGTGGCCCCCTGGCCGACTATATTGCGTCGAACCTGATGCTCGATTTTGAGCAGAAGCAGGTCATTTTGGAGGAGCTGCACCCGGTTCGCCGGCTGGAAAAGCTGGTAGATATTCTCGAGCATGAGGTTCAGGTACTGGAAATCGAGAATGAAATCACTGAAAAGGCCCGGGAGCAGATGAACCAGAACCAGCGGGATTATTTTCTGCGGGAGCAGATCAAGGCGATTAATTACGAGCTGGGGGAGGACGACAACCCCCAGGAGGAAGCCGAAGAGCTGCGCGAGCGGATTTTAAAGCTCGATATGCCGAAAAAACAACAGGAAAAGCTACTGAAGGAATGCGAACGTTTCGGAAAAATGCCGTTCGGTTCGCACGAAGCGAGCGTTATCCGCAATTATCTGGACGTTTGCATGGAGCTGCCTTGGAGTACATCCTCCAAGGAAACGATCGATCTTTTGAAGGCGCAGCGCGTTTTGGATAGGGATCATTACGGCCTCAAAAAGGTCAAGGAACGGATTCTCGAAACGCTGGCTGTCCGCAAGCTGGCTCCAGACATCAACGGGCAGATCGTCTGCCTGGTGGGCCCGCCCGGTGTCGGAAAAACCTCCATTGCCCGTTCCATCGCCAAAGCGATCGGCCGCAAATATGTGCGTGTTTCTTTGGGCGGCATCCATGATGAGTCCGATATTATGGGTCACCGGCGCACCTATATCGGCTCCATGCCGGGGCGAATTATGAACGCGGTCAAGCAGTCGGGGGTCAATAATCCTCTGATCCTGCTGGATGAAATCGATAAGCTGGGCAACAGCTTTCGCGGCGACCCTGCGGCCGCATTGCTCGAGGTTCTGGATTCGGAGCAGAATTCCGCGTTTTACGATCACTATATCGATATGCCGTTCGATTTGAGCAAGGTGCTGTTCTTGACGACGGCCAACGATGCCAATACCATTCCGGAACCGCTGTTGGACCGCATGGATGTCATTTTTCTTTCGAGCTACACGCACGAAGAAAAATTTCAGATTGCGACAAAGCACCTGATTCCCAAGCAGCTGAAAAAGCACGGAATCAATGCACAAATCCTGCGGATTACACCGGCTGCGGTACGTGATCTGATTGATAGCTACACCCGTGAGGCGGGCGTGCGAAATCTGGAACGCAACATTGCGGCGATCTGCAGAAAATGCGCGAAGCGGATCGTGGCGGAAGAAGATTTGAAAATTACGGTAAAGCCTGCTGATTTGGAAGGCCTGCTTGGGCCCCGCCGATTTAAGCCGGAAAGCCGGAATAAACTTGACGAGGTCGGCCTTGTTAACGGCCTGGCCTGGACCAGCGTGGGCGGCCAGACGATGCCCATTGAGGTTGCTGTGATGGAAGGGAACGGAAAGCTGCAGCTGACCGGTTCTCTCGGCAATGTGATGAAGGAATCCGCCCAGACTGCGATTAGCTGCATTCGCTCTAAAGCAACACAGCTGGGGATCGACGGGCAGTTCTACAATAAAACGGATATTCACATCCATGTGCCGGAGGGAGCTATCCCGAAGGACGGCCCCTCGGCCGGTATCGCAATGGCAACCGCCATTACCTCCGCGCTTGCTCAAATTCCCATCCGCCACGACGTGGCAATGACCGGCGAGATTACCCTGCGCGGCCGGGTACTGCCGATCGGTGGCCTGAAAGAGAAGTCTATGGCCGCTTACCGCAACGGAATTCGCACGGTTATCATTCCGGAGGATAATTTCTCCGACGTATCGGAGTTTGATGACGTAGTCAAGGAAAACGTTCATTTTGTTCCGGTGAAGAAAATTGATGAAGTGCTTGGCTTGGCGTTGACCAAGAGGCCCCACCCGTTGCCGCAAGCCAAGGCTGTGCCTCAGGCTGCTGAGCCTGCCAAAAGTGCAGATCCTGTTGCACAGCCTCAGCCACCTGTGATGCGGGAGCAGCCCCAATGTTAG
- the hslO gene encoding Hsp33 family molecular chaperone HslO, whose product MDRIIRCITTDGSIMASAVETTDIVYMAQQIHRTSAVTTAALGRLLSASSLMGNMLKKQNAVITLKIKGNGPAGAVVAIADSSGNCRGYVEHPEVEVPNKPNGKLDVGAAIGSDGLLSVMRDLGEGEPYIGQVELVSGEIGEDISQYFAVSEQIPTVCALGVLVDKESRQSLLSGGMLIQVLPGADSAAVAKLERNASLLEPVTTMLAKGMSIEEMCQHALDGFEMQILDEAPVKYVCTCSADRVTRALSTLQPDDIRTLADESGKMEAKCQYCGRTYEFTQEQLDHLAASVEGELRQKSI is encoded by the coding sequence ATGGACAGAATTATTCGCTGTATCACCACCGACGGCAGCATTATGGCCTCTGCAGTCGAGACGACTGATATTGTATACATGGCTCAGCAGATTCACCGCACCAGTGCTGTTACAACAGCAGCCTTGGGGCGTTTGCTGTCGGCTTCTTCGTTGATGGGCAACATGCTCAAAAAGCAGAATGCTGTCATCACGCTGAAAATCAAAGGCAACGGCCCCGCAGGTGCTGTGGTGGCAATTGCCGACAGCAGCGGGAATTGCCGCGGGTACGTCGAGCATCCGGAGGTAGAGGTTCCGAATAAGCCGAACGGGAAGCTCGATGTCGGCGCGGCCATCGGATCCGATGGCCTTCTGAGCGTGATGCGCGATTTAGGCGAGGGCGAGCCGTACATCGGTCAGGTAGAGCTGGTCAGCGGCGAAATCGGGGAAGATATCAGCCAGTATTTTGCCGTGAGCGAGCAGATTCCTACCGTGTGCGCACTGGGCGTTTTGGTGGACAAGGAAAGCCGCCAGTCTTTGCTTTCCGGCGGTATGCTTATTCAGGTACTGCCTGGCGCGGACAGTGCTGCTGTTGCAAAGCTGGAACGCAATGCCTCTTTGCTTGAGCCGGTTACCACTATGCTGGCCAAGGGCATGAGCATTGAAGAAATGTGCCAGCACGCGCTGGATGGCTTTGAAATGCAAATACTGGACGAAGCGCCGGTCAAGTATGTCTGCACCTGCAGTGCGGATCGTGTGACTCGTGCGCTTTCTACACTGCAACCGGACGATATCCGTACCCTTGCGGATGAAAGCGGGAAAATGGAAGCCAAGTGCCAGTATTGCGGCAGAACGTACGAGTTTACCCAGGAGCAGCTGGACCATCTCGCGGCCTCTGTAGAAGGGGAGTTGCGGCAAAAATCGATCTGA
- a CDS encoding YerC/YecD family TrpR-related protein, which produces MNSKIKDKSVDQLFQAVLSLKTIEECYDFFEDLCTVPEIKAMSQRLTVAHMLRSKCVYSDIVAKTGASTATISRVNRSLNYGCDGYEIVFKRLEEDGDAEQ; this is translated from the coding sequence ATGAATTCTAAAATCAAAGACAAAAGCGTAGACCAGCTCTTTCAAGCCGTGTTATCCCTCAAGACCATCGAAGAATGCTATGATTTTTTTGAGGATCTCTGCACCGTTCCCGAAATCAAGGCCATGTCTCAGCGCCTGACAGTGGCGCATATGCTGCGCAGTAAATGTGTTTACAGCGATATTGTTGCGAAAACCGGTGCGTCCACCGCGACAATCAGCCGCGTGAACCGCTCTCTGAACTATGGGTGCGACGGATATGAGATCGTATTCAAGCGTCTGGAAGAGGATGGGGACGCGGAACAATGA